The sequence CTGTCCTAAAGATGCTGCACCTGAAGTCGTAGAAAGAGTAACATATGTCGCTAATAAAAATGGTGGAAAAGGTGCAGTTAGAGAAATTTTTGAAAAATTGATGAAAGAAAATAATATGTGGGATGAAGTTTTAAAAAGATATATTAATGAAAATTAAAAATTCTATCTAATTTTTTACTAGATTTTTTTAGTATAAATCACTTGAAAATTTCTATTTTTTATGTCATAATACTATATGTAGTAAATTGTTATTTTTTTTTAATATATATTGTGTTAGAAGGAGAGTATTATGATTAAAGTATATGCTAAAAGTGATTGTAGTAAATGTAAAGTATTAAAAAATATTTTAGACGAAAAAAAAGTTGATTATGAATATGTGGAAGATTTAAAAACTCTTATGATAATAGCTAGTCGATCAAGAATAATGTCTGCTCCTGTCATTGAAAAAGATGGTAAGGCTTACTCTATGGAGCAGTTTTTAGAGGTTTTATAATGAAGTGGATAGTAAATAGAGCTGGAGTAAAAGAGGAATTAGACATAAAAAAAATAAGAGAAAAATTAATTAAAGCTTGTGAAAATTTAGATGTGAATATGGTAGAATTAGAAAGTTATATTGATGCTATTTATCAAGAAGGAATAACTACAAAAAAGATTCAAGAATCTCTTATAACGCAAGCTGTTGCTATGGTAAGTTTTGAAGAATCAGATTGGACATATGTAGCTGGAAGACTTCTTATGATGGAAACAGAGAGAGAAGTTTTTCATAAAAGAGGTTTCTCTTATGGAAAGTTTTTACAAACAGTAAGAGAACTAGTCGATAAAAAAATATATGACTCTAGACTTGGAGATTATAGTGATAAAGATATTGAAGAGTTAGGAAAATATATTGTTCCTGATAGAGATATGATGTATGACTATGCTGGTGCTAATATGTTGGTGAATAGATATCTTATAAAATATCTTGGAAATACCTATGAATTACCTCAAGAGGTTTTTATGTGTATAGCTATGCTTTTAGCTATAAATGAAAAAAATAGAGTAGAGATAGCAAAAAAATTCTACGATGCCCTCTCTCTTAAAAAAATCTCTTTAGCTACACCTATTCTTGCTAATTTAAGAATTCCTAAAGGTAATCTTTCATCTTGTTTTATTACAGCTATTGATGATAATATAGAGTCTATCTTCTATAACATAGATACAATAGCAAAGATTAGCAAAAATGGTGGAGGAGTCGGAGTAAATATCTCTCGTATCAGAGCTAAAAACTCTATGGTAAATGGATATTATAATGCCAGTGGGGGAGTTGTTCCTTGGATAAGAATAATAAATGACACAGCTGTAGCTGTAAACCAACAGGGAAGGCGTGCTGGAGCTGTTACAGTAGCACTTGATACTTGGCACTTAGACATTGAAAAGTTTTTAGAGTTACAGACAGAAAATGGAGACCAAAGAACAAAAGCTTATGATATCTATCCTCAAGTAGTGGTATCTGATATCTTTATGAAAAGAGTAGAAAAAGATGAGATGTGGACTTTAGTTGACCCATATGAGATTAGAATGAAGTATAATCTCGAGCTTTGTGAACTCTATGGTGTAGAGTTTGAAAAGATATATCTACAGATAGAAAATGATGAAACTCTTACTCTAAAGAAAAGAATCAGAGCTAGAGAGCTATTTAAAGAGATAATGAAAGTACAGATTGAAACAGGTATGCCATATATTTTCTTTAAAGATAGTGCTAATGGAATGAATCATAATAATCATATTGGGATGATAGGAAATGGAAATCTTTGTATGGAGAGTTTTTCTAACTTTGCTCCTAGTAAAAACTATACTGAAGAGGAAAATAATGGTAGTGGAGTTAGAAAAGTAGATTTAGGTATGGTACATACTTGTAACCTTGTATCTATGAATCTAGCTGAAATAGAAAGAGATGAGCTAGAAGATATCACTGGCATAGCAGTAAGAATACTAGATAATACCATAGATTTAACTGAAACTCCTATTCTTGAATCTGATAGACATAATTCTAATTATAGAACTATAGGAGTAGGAACTATGGGACTTGCTGATTTTATGGCTAAAGAGTTTATGATATATGAAGAGTCTTTAGATGAGATAGATAGACTATATGAAGAGATTGCTCTTTATACAATTAAAGCTTCTGCCTTACTTGCTAAAGAAAGAGGAGCTTACCCATACTTTAAAAACTCTATGTGGGATAGAGGAATATTCTTTCAAAAAGATAGAGTTTGGTATGAAAAAAACTCTCAATTTGCTGATAAGTGGAGCGAGGTATTTGATTTAGTTAAAGAGTATGGGCTTCGTAATGGAGAGCTTTCTGCTGTTGCTCCTAATACTTCTACATCATTACTTATGGGAGCTACTGCTTCTGTAAATCCAACCTTCTCTAGATTTTTTATAGAAAAAAATCAAAAGGGAGCTGTCCCTAGAGTTGTAAAATATTTAAAAGATAGAGCTTGGTTCTATCCAGAATTTAAAAATGTAGATGCTCAAACCTATGTAAAGATGATGAGTAGAATTGGTAAATGGGTTACTCAAGGAGTTTCTATGGAGCTTCTATTTGATTTGAATAAAAATATTCGTGCAAAGGATATATATGATACATTTCTTACAGCTTGGAAAGAGGGATGTAAATCTGTTTACTATATTAGAACTATTCAGAAAAATACAAATATAGCTAAGGATAAAGAGGAGTGTGAAAGTTGTAGTGGATAGAAAAAAACTTTTTAATCCATCAGGTATCGACTCACTTAATGAGCGAAAGATTATCAAAGGAAATAGTACAAATATTTTTAATCTTAACAATGTAAAATATGGTTGGGCTAACCACCTTTATAGAACTATGATGGGAAATTTCTGGATACCAGAAAAAATCGATTTAACTCAAGATAGAGTTGATTACAACAATCTTACTAATTATGAAAAGGAAGCTTATGATGGAATACTATCTTTTCTAATCTTCTTAGATAGTATCCAA comes from Fusobacterium necrogenes and encodes:
- a CDS encoding ribonucleoside-diphosphate reductase subunit alpha; its protein translation is MKWIVNRAGVKEELDIKKIREKLIKACENLDVNMVELESYIDAIYQEGITTKKIQESLITQAVAMVSFEESDWTYVAGRLLMMETEREVFHKRGFSYGKFLQTVRELVDKKIYDSRLGDYSDKDIEELGKYIVPDRDMMYDYAGANMLVNRYLIKYLGNTYELPQEVFMCIAMLLAINEKNRVEIAKKFYDALSLKKISLATPILANLRIPKGNLSSCFITAIDDNIESIFYNIDTIAKISKNGGGVGVNISRIRAKNSMVNGYYNASGGVVPWIRIINDTAVAVNQQGRRAGAVTVALDTWHLDIEKFLELQTENGDQRTKAYDIYPQVVVSDIFMKRVEKDEMWTLVDPYEIRMKYNLELCELYGVEFEKIYLQIENDETLTLKKRIRARELFKEIMKVQIETGMPYIFFKDSANGMNHNNHIGMIGNGNLCMESFSNFAPSKNYTEEENNGSGVRKVDLGMVHTCNLVSMNLAEIERDELEDITGIAVRILDNTIDLTETPILESDRHNSNYRTIGVGTMGLADFMAKEFMIYEESLDEIDRLYEEIALYTIKASALLAKERGAYPYFKNSMWDRGIFFQKDRVWYEKNSQFADKWSEVFDLVKEYGLRNGELSAVAPNTSTSLLMGATASVNPTFSRFFIEKNQKGAVPRVVKYLKDRAWFYPEFKNVDAQTYVKMMSRIGKWVTQGVSMELLFDLNKNIRAKDIYDTFLTAWKEGCKSVYYIRTIQKNTNIAKDKEECESCSG
- a CDS encoding glutaredoxin domain-containing protein, which translates into the protein MIKVYAKSDCSKCKVLKNILDEKKVDYEYVEDLKTLMIIASRSRIMSAPVIEKDGKAYSMEQFLEVL